In one Penaeus vannamei isolate JL-2024 unplaced genomic scaffold, ASM4276789v1 unanchor762, whole genome shotgun sequence genomic region, the following are encoded:
- the LOC138861062 gene encoding neurofilament heavy polypeptide-like: MLLLPDGSASGSSRVVANRERSSNGYVVAPAVEEEVQAHVVEEEIKAPAVEEVQAPAVEEEVQAPAVEEIKAPAVEEEVRDPAVEEEVQAPAVEEKVQAPAVEEKVQAPAVEEEVQAPAVEEEVRDPAVEEVQAPAVEEEVQVPAVEEEVQAPAVEEDMSSSQVAAASDWSPHIAALHEDPPIIRRPLSPPKFTTQGIRPRVKEDFCYYRQSTGHISINCRTRNCACAIARSFPHRQAEGEIPLCIINKEYEVLPIGGSVEEVRTPAVEGDVSAPAVEEEVQAPVFEEEIKAPAVEKEVQAPAIEEEVQAPAVEEEIKAPAVEEEVRDPAVEEEVQAPAVEEKVQAPAVEEKVQAPAVEEEVQAPAVEEEVRDPAVEEVQAPAVEEEVQVPAVEEEVQAPAVEEDVQAPAVEEEVQAPAVEEKVQAPAVEEEVQAPAVEEEAAVLQGERENPNTIGDERGSGNKRRCSQACALCLAAVDYSCQRFSSSPADV; the protein is encoded by the exons ATGCTGCTGCTGCCCGACGGGAGCGCGTCGGGCAGCAGCAGAGTGGTAGCAAACCGTGAG CGGAGCAGTAACGGCTACGTTGTCGCTCCcgcggtcgaggaggaggtacaagctcatgtcgtcgaggaggagataaaagctcctgccgtcgaggaggtacaagctcctgccgtcgaggaggaggtacaagctcctgccgtcgaggagataaaagctcctgccgtcgaggaggaggtacgagatcctgccgtcgaggaggaggtacaagctcctgccgtcgaggagaaagtacaagctcctgccgtcgaggagaaagtacaagctcctgccgtcgaggaggaggtacaagctcctgccgtcgaggaggaggtacgagatcctgccgtcgaggaggtacaagctcctgccgtcgaggaggaggtacaagtacctgccgtcgaggaggaggtacaggctcctgccgtcgaggaggat ATGTCTAGTAGTCAAGTAGCAGCAGCATCCGACTGGTCGCCACATATCGCCGCCCTTCACGAAGACCCCCCTATAATAAGACGACCGTTGTCCCCGCCCAAATTTACGACCCAGGGAATTCGTCCACGTGTAAAGGAAGATTTCTGCTATTATCGTCAGTCAACAGGCCATATCTCTATCAACTGTCGTACACGCAATTGTGCATGCGCCATAGCACGTTCCTTTCCACATCGCCAG GCCGAAGGGGAGATTCCGCTATGTATCATAAACAAGGAATACGAGGTTCTTCCAATAGGAGGTTCCGTCGAGGAGGTACGaactcctgccgtcgagggggatgtttcagctcctgccgtcgaggaggaggtacaagctcctgtcttcgaggaggagataaaagctcctgccgtcgagaaggaggtacaagctcctgccatcgaggaggaggtacaagctcctgccgtcgaggaggagataaaagctcctgccgtcgaggaggaggtacgagatcctgccgtcgaggaggaggtacaagctcctgccgtcgaggagaaagtacaagctcctgccgtcgaggagaaagtacaagctcctgccgtcgaggaggaggtacaagctcctgccgtcgaggaggaggtacgagatcctgccgtcgaggaggtacaagctcctgccgtcgaggaggaggtacaagtacctgccgtcgaggaggaggtacaggctcctgccgtcgaggaggatgtacaggctcctgccgtcgaggaggaggtacaagctcctgccgtcgaggagaaggtacaagctcctgccgttgaggaggaggtacaggctcctgccgtcgaggaggag GCTGCAGTtttacaaggagaaagagaaaacccgaACACCATTGGTGATGAGAGAGGTTCTGGCAACAAGAGACGATGCAGCCAAGCTTGTGCACTGTGCCTAGCAGCTGTGGATTATTCGTGTCAGCGTTTTTCATCCTCGCCTGCAGATGTCTAG